The Eubacterium maltosivorans genome includes the window TCAAACGCTACAGATTTTTACTCCCAGATCGATGAGACCCGCACCTACAGCGACAAAGTCATGGAGATTGAGGGGATCCTCGACCTGAAGGATAAATTCCTGCCGCTGCAGGAGCCCTGGGAAATCTGCGGCCATGTCACCGAAAAGGCTGCGCAGCAGACCGGGCTGGCAGCCGGCACGCCGGTGGCCTCTATTGGCTGGGATGTTGTCTGCTGCAGCGCCGGCGTCGGCGCGGTGGACGACGGACAGGCCAATATTATTCTGGGAACCTCTGGCGTCATCATGCTGACCATGCCGAAGTTTGCCCACTCACCCATGCTGGGCTGCCAGACCATCCACAACATACCGGGTAAATGGCAGCAGCTCATCGCGCCGCTGACCGGCACGCCGAACAGCGACTGGTTTGTGAACAACTTTACCTGCGCGGATAAGCTGCAGGCCGAAAAGGAAGGCCGCAGCGTGTACGCCCTCTTTGACGAGGTGATCGACAAGGTGAACCCGGGCTGTGACGGCGCCATCTACCATCCTTATATGAACGCGGCGGGAGAACGCGCGCCCTTTACCAATACCAACGCCAGGGGCAACTTCTTCGGGCTGAACCTCCACAGCGACCGCCACGTCATGCAGCGCGCCGTGTACGAGGGCATGGCCTTTGCCAACAAGCACTGCCTGGACGCCTACACCTATCCGGTGAGCGATATCCGCCTGTCCGGCGGCGGCTCCAAGAGCCCGGTGTGGTGCCAGATTTTTGCGGACATCTGCAACGCGCCCATCAGCCTGCCCGGCGGCACCGAGTTCGGCGCCAAGGGTGTCGCCTGGAACGCGGCACTGGCAGCCGGCTATTTCGGCAGCTGGCAGGAAGCCTCCGAGGCCTTCTGCAAGGTGGAACGCGTCTACGAGCCCATTGCGGAGAACGTAAGCATCTACGCCGACCTGTACGAGGTCTACAAGGCGATCCCTTACGCGCTGTTCCCGGCCTGGGAAGCCCGGACCGAGTTCCTCAAAAAACACGGCTTCCAGGGATAATCCCGGGATCGTAACCCTCTATAACTTATAAGAGAAACCGGCTTTTCCCAAAGCCGGTTTTTTACTCAGAAAGGAGCACACAATGCATTTTCTATGTCTGGCAAGGTGCCAGCTGGGGTTTCTGCTGCGGCAGTTTGAGCTGTTTGGCCTTTCCGCCGAGCAGCAGAATGACATTTTGAGAAAGGAAGTGGCCCTGGTGAGCGGCCAGAGCATCGACATTCACGCCGGTATTTCCGGCTCGCGCATGTTTCGGCTTCTCTGTGAGGCTCTGGGAGACCCGGACCCGCTAAAGGGCGCGAGAGAGAGCCAGAACGCGCAGATGCTGGAGCTCCTGCCCGCTGTCCGGGAGGCTGTGAGAGCAGGGGAGAACCCGCTGCACTGCGCCCTGAAGGCAGCTGCCAGCGGCAATATTGTGGACGTGTCCTTTGCCGATGACTTTGACGTGGCCGGCGCCCTTGAAAAAAGTATGGCGGCGCCCTTTGCCATCGATGACTTCGGGCTTTTTACCCGGCGGCTGGCAGCGGCCAGAACCCTGACGCTGGCGGCAGACAACGCGGGGGAGATTGTGCTCGACCGTCTGCTGCTGGAGGAAATACAGCGCTGGCGGCGTCAAAAGGGCCTGCCCGGGGTCAGGGCCACCGTACTGGTAAAAGGCGGCCCCATTTACAACGACGCTTTGAGGCAGGACGCCCTGACGGCCGGGCTGGACCGCGAGGCTGATATTCTGGACACTGGGTCCGACACGATCGGCATTCACGCCGCCTGCCTGTCGGAAAGCGCCCTTGAGAACCTGCTGGCCGCGGATATGATTATCTCAAAGGGGCTGGCGAATTACGAGAGCGATTTTGGCAGCGAGGCTTTCCCAGAGAAGATTTTTTACCTGTTCCGGTCCAAGTGCGAGGTGCTTTCAGGCCAGCTGGGCATTCCGCTGGGGAGCGGCGTGCTCATGGCCCATCATAGAGAACAAGGAGGAAGAAATGCCTTACATTAAGATCAGTCTTTCTAAGAAGATAACCTGCGAGGAAAAGCAGGCGCTGGCCGCAGAAATCGCGGCCGTTATTCCACTGCTGCCAGATAAGCCCGGAGACCGGGCCATGGTTGAGATTCACGATGGCTGTGATTTGTACCGCGGCGGCCAGCCCGCCGGCTGCGCCTTTATGGAGACGCGCCTGTACCAGGAAACGCCCAAACCCTTTTTAAAACAGTATACTGAAGCGCTGTTCGAGGTGTTTGAGCGACGGCTCGGATACAGTAAAGCCCAGATCTATTTCAATATTCTGGAGCTGGACCACTGGGGCTCAAAGGGAACCCTGCGGTGAGTGCGCATTAAAAAAGAACGGACCTGAGAAGCCGTTCTTTTTTATTTACAGCACGCCCTCGCGCCGCGCCAGGTCAATAACCCGCGCCGCGGTCAGGGAGTCGGTGACCAGCACGTCGATCCAGCCGGCTTTCAGGGCATAGTAAACCGCCCTGGCCTTTTGGCGGCCGACGATGCAGGCCAGCACACATTCGGCGTTTTTAATGGCGTCCAGGGAGACACCGACCGTACGCTTATCCAGCTCGGGATCACAGATATTGCCGTCTTTATCAAAGAAACGGCTGCAGATACTGCCAACAGCCTCCACGTCTCTCAGCCTGGCGATGTTGTCATCGTTCAGGTATCCGGCCTGATAGAGGCAGGAATCCTCGTCCGGGGTCGCGATGTTGACAAAGAGCTTGTTGCAGTCCTCCACCCGTTCCAGCAGGCTGCGGACCTTGGCGTCGTGCAGGAGGATATCGAGGATAATCGGGCTTTCCACCAGCGCCGGGCAGGGCAGGCAGAAAGCGCTCTCGGCGCCCAGCTTCTGTGACAGGTTGCTGATGATCTCGTGGGCGAAGCTGCGGCAGTTGGCATTGTCGACTGCCCCGGAGAGCTGGACCAGGGAGCAGTCCGGCAGGGAAAAGGCCGGAAATTCCTTTGAGAGCTCAAAGAGCGTCCAGCCCCAGTTCACGCCAATATGGTCGCCCGGGTTCAGAAAGGTCGGAAGAAACTGCGCGCCCAGGCGGGCGGTGAGCTGGATGGCCAGCTCCACATCGTCCTCGGGCACAGAGGCCACGCGGGCGCCCTTGAGGTGAAAAGCGGTTAAGAGCTGCTGCTCCATCTCGCTGATATCGTCGATGGCGTCGTCGATGAAAATCTTGACGATGCCCCGTTCCCGCGCTTCCGCCAGCTTTCTCGACACCTTGGGACGGGAAATGCTGAACTGGGTGGCGATTTCGGACTGAGTCCGCCCCTCTTCATAATATAGCTTGGCAATTGCCTGTAATAAGCGCTGATCTGTGTTCATTGTCTTTATCTCCAATGCGTTTTTCAAATTGATCGTCTGTTTAATCCTTAGACGATGAACAAAAAGTGTCCTTTAACCTCTATTATAGATTAAAAGACTTGTTTTTACAAGCGAAATGGGGGCAAAAATGAAATTTTGTTCAAAAATTAAAAAAATAGTCATATGGTTTGCGGGATAAAACAGTTCGGACTTTTAACAGATAAGGTGAAAAAGAAGCATAAAAACATTTGTGTTAAAAAACGGGTTTAGGGCTGGGCTGGTTTCTACATCCGGTTATTTTGTAAAACCATTACACAACATATAGACGCGAATGTAAACGAGAAACATTTTGAAAACAAAAAGTGCATTTACATATTGACAATGATAATTAAGACTGCTATAATTATACTTTACTTTTTGGAGGAATCGTGTTATAATGACTAAGATGTAAATCCACAAACGAGGTGAAGTTCATGCAGAAACAAAAAGCGACAATTATGGACGTCAAGCGTGAGGTTGAAAACTATCGTGGAAAAAGAGTAAAACTGGAAGCCCATAAGAGCAAGAAAAAGCTCTATCAAAAAGAAGGCGTTATTGAAGGGACTTACCCAAGCATCTTTACCGTCAGCGTAAAGGAAGATAAACGACCGACTCAGAGATTATCCTTCTCATATTCCGATGTCCTCACAAAAAGCGTTAAAATTGCGTTAGTAGACGAAGTCGAAGGCGCTTTCAGCTACTAAGAATCCCACTGACATTCTGATTAAACCCGCATAAGCTCAAACGAAGGGGAAGAATCGCGTATTCTTCTTTTTTGATGCCAAATTTTGGCAGTTGAAAGCCTACAGACGGCGCCCTCGCAGGCGGATGTTAAATTTTATGACATCCATCTGCGAGGGCGCCGTTTTATTTGTTCTAACTTTAAGCCAAAAGGGGTATAATAGAACTATATGCCGTTTCAGGCAGGATACCGGATGGCGCTGGCTGTCCAGATAAAGATTGGAGAATAAGTGAATGGAAGAAAAGCTACTGAGTATACAGTCGGAGATTGGAAAGCTGAACGCGGTCCTTCTGCACCGGCCGGGCAAGGAGCTTGAGCGCATTGTGCCCAACGTCCTCAAGGAGGTTCTTTTCGAGGATATCCCGTGGCTGCGGCGCATGCAGGAGGAGCATGACGCCTTCGCGAGGGTGCTCACCGGGCGCGGTATCCATGTGTATTATGTGGAGCAGCTGCTGACCGATATTCTGGCCGACGCAGAGGTGCGAAAAAGCCTGGTGCACGACGTCATCGACCAGAACCCCTCCTCGGGGAACTACATCGATGGGTTTTTGCAGGAATACCTGCTTTCCATGGAGGACTGCAAGCTGGCGGAATCGCTGATCGCCGGGGTGCTCCAGAAGGAGCTGGACCATGTGGAGCGGGAGCGGGTGCTCTCGGATTATATCAACGAGTCTGAGCCCTACGCCTTTTACATGAATCCGCTGCCCAACCTGTACTTTATGCGCGACCCGGCGGTCACCATCGGCGACGGCATGAGCATCAGCGCCATGGCCACCGAGGTGCGCAAGCGGGAAAGCCTGTATATGCACTATATTTATAAAAATCATCCCCTGTTTGCCTCCTGCGGCGGGAAAGCTTACTATGAGTATGATAAGTTTTTCTCCGTAGAGGGCGGCGATATCCTGATCCTGAGCCCCACCGTGGTGGCTGTGGGCTGCAGCGAGCGCACCCAGGTGCAGGGGGTTGAGGAGCTGGCAAAACGCCTGTTTGAGGACAAGCCGGAGCTCGAGGGCGTGCTGGCCGTCAAGATTCCAAAGGACCGGGCTTTCATGCATCTGGACACCGTCTTTACCATGGTGGATTACGACAAATTTACGGTGTATCCCGGCATTCTGGACCGTGTGGAAACGGTGATGATCCGCCGGGGCAGCAAGGGGCATCTGCGCTACGAGCGCATTGACAGCCTGCACGACGCCCTGAGGCGCGCCCTGAACCTCACCAGCATAAAGCTCATTGAGAGCGGCGGCGGCAATCCGGTGGCCGCGGCCAGAGAGCAGTGGAACGACAGCACCAATACCCTGGCCATCGCGCCTGGGGTGATCGTGGCCTACGGGCGCAACGAGCGCTCCAACGAGGTGCTGGCCCAGAATGGCATCGACGTGATCAGCATCGAGGCCTCCGAGCTGGTGCGGGGCCGTGGGGGCCCGCGGTGTATGACCATGCCCCTTAACCGCGACCCGGTGAAATAAAAAAGCGCCGTGTTTTGGGGCGCTTTAGAGTGTCGACAAACTTTAACACGAAGCGATGAAGCGTCAAGAAGAGGCTTTTGAAGTTGAAAGTGGATAGTGGAAAGTTGAAAGTTCAGGAGCAAATCAGCCCTTGGCCGATTTGATTGAATGCGGCCTGCAGCCGCTGTTCCAGTCGTTTTTGCGTCAGCGAAAACGTTCCATAACTTTCCACTTTCAACCTTCAACCCAAAGGGCTTCAAGCTTTCTCTTTGCCGCTCATGACCGACTTTGCCAACGTCCTGAAGCGCTGTGTTTTACGGCGCTTTTGGGAAAATATCGCGCAGCGGGATTTTAAGGTCCTCAAAAATACCGGAGGTCAGCGTATCCTCAAGGGTATACTCGTTGACCGCACCTTTTGTGAAGGTATGGACAATAACGGTTTTTGACTTTGGGCTGACAATCCAGTATTCCTGCACACCTGCCAGCTGATACTTGTTGAGCTTTACAAAGAGGTCGGTGCGCATGGAGCCGGAGCTCAGAATTTCCACCGCGATGGTCGGCGCGCCCTCATAGCGCTGCTCCGAAAACTTTTCCGGGTCGCAGAGGATACTGATGTCCGGCACGAAGATGTCTTTGTTCAGACGGACCTCCAGCTCCGAAAAGGGGCGGCAGGTTTTGCCTTTGAAAAAAGGTGCGAGGGAAACCGAGAGATTAAAGAGAATACTCTGATGAAGTACGCCGGGACGGGGCATCATCAGCACCATATCGTCAATGAGTTCATAGAGATGCTGCTCATCCATGGGCAGCGCGTCGAATTCCTCGAGGGTAACTTTTTGGAAATGTTCGTTTTCTTTTAAAAGCGGCATAAAGGACACTCCTTTCGTGTGTTGTTAGCTTAATCATAGCACGTGGGAGGGGCTCAGGTCAAATGAATGCCAGGAGATACGGCTTTCCCTTAACCGTAATAAACTGTAAAAATCAGTAAAAACCGCAGATATGAGGATCTGCGGTTTTTTTCGGGCCCAAAGCGGTAGCCGTAAATCTAATTCTGTTATATAATAGGGTCAGGTATGGAAGGAGGATCGCATAAAAGGAGAAAAAGAAGTGAAAAAGACAAAAATCCTTGGGATTTTATTAAGCGTACTTTTAGCGGTATCCTTTACGGCCTGCGCCAAAACAGATAACGCCCCGCAGGGGACTGCGGGCACAGGCAGTGTGGACGGCGTGCTCAAAAGCTACTCGTCCGGAGTACTGGTGATGACAAGGGGCGATAAAAGCGAGCTGACCTTTGACCTTTCAAAGGCGACGGTCAGCTGCAAAAACATGCTGTCCGGCGACAGCATCACCGTTTTATACGACGGCGCCATCGAGGGTACGGACACCAGCGGCGTCACAGTGACCGAGATCAAGGACAACGGCTCCGCCGCGCCGAAAGAACAGACGATGGTGGGAACAGTCCAGAACCTGACCCAGCACTCGCTGACGCTCAAAGAACCGGACGGATCAGAGTATACCTTTACCACCGCCGGAGCTAAGCAGGTTTATAAGAACGGCATCGAAAACGGCAACTGGGTACAGGTAAAATACGTGGGCGAGCTGAGCGGAAACGATGCCGCCGGCGTCAAGGTTCTCGAGATTGTGGACAATGACGAGAACATCAAGAAAGCACAGGAGCTGGACAAGGTGGCAATCAAGGCCGCGGACGAAAAGGTATGGGCCACAGACACCGTACATGTGCGGGAGTCCTACACTACGGATTCCAACGTGCTGGGCGACCTGGCACCCGGCAATGAGATCACCCGCACAGGCGTGTGTGATAATGGCTGGTCCAGAGTGAACTACAACGGAAAAGACGCCTTTGTCTATTCCAAGTATCTGACCACCACCCAGCCCGCTGCTCCCAGTCAGCCCGCGCCGGCCAAGCCGCAGCCAAGTCCGAGCCAGCCGGCCCAGCCAAGCGCGCAGCCAACGCCAAAGCCGACCCCGGCCCCGACGCCTGCGCCAGCGCCCGATCCCATCCCGGCCCCAACGCCAGAGCCGACGCCAGAACCGACCCCGGCCCCGGCTCCAGACCCAACACCTGAGCCAACGCCAGAACCCACACCAGCGCCTGAGGTCAAGACCCTCACCGGTTACGTGGTGAGCTACGCGGACGGAGAGCTCGTTGTTTTCGCCAACGGCGCCGATTACCCGCTGAACGTGACCGACGCGCAGCACGATTACGCCAACGGCATTTTGACGGGCAATGAGGTCACCGTTACCTATACCGGCGACCTTCAGGCTTATGAAACAGTGGTGGTGCTGAGTGTGAGCGATTCAGCGCTGAACGCCGGCGACCGGTCAGTCATTACCGGTGTGATCGCGTCCGCTTCCATGAACACCCTGGACCTGACCACAGACGACAACACAGAGATTACCTTTGAGACCATGAACGCGGAGGTCAACAGCCAGAATTACCAGGTTGGCGCCCGCGTCAGCGTGACCCTGGACCTGTCCCAGAGCGTGGACACTTCCAACATCTTTCACGCCTTAAAGGTGGACGACGCACAATAGCGCTTTTAAAGAGGACGTATGGAGCCGTCCTCTTTTTTTAGTGGCAAATATTCTTGAAGCTTTCTTGAATTTTTACGCCTGTGATACATGTTAAAATAGAAGTGAATTCATAGTTTTCCTTAGATAAGGGAAAGACATGGGAGGTAAAAATGAAAAAGAAAATCAGAGAGCGTTTCAGAGGCGTTTTGTCAGCGGTGGTTATCCCGGCGGCGCTGGTCTGCTCAAGCGTTCCGGTCCTTGCGGAAACAGTCCCTGCGGCCGCCACAGCGCAGGTGGCAGAAAGTCAGAATACAGAAGCGGTACCAGCCGCGCGAACGGCCGATTTTGCTGTGCCGGACGCGGACAGCGGCCTGCTGCAGCGTGTGGAGGACGCTTTAGCCAGGGGCGCTGAGGCAGAAACCCCGGCAGCTGAAACGCCCGCGGAGGAGAAAGCCCCTGCGGCTGAAAAGAAGGCCGATGAGGCCCCTGCGGCAGGAACACCTGTGTGCACCGTGACAACTGGCGCCCAGAGCCGCCAGACAGGCGCGGACGTCACCTATGGTACCCTTGAGGAAGCCTTCGCGGCCATACAGGATGGCCAGACCGCAACCATTACCTTAACCGGGGATGCTGTGGTGAAGGATACCATTGTGGTGCACGGCAACGTGACCCTGACGGCGGACGGCGATTATACGGTGAGTTTAAGTGAAGACACATCATCGAGATCGTTTTTCACCCTTTATGATGAAAATCAGCTGACCATTGACGGCGCGGGCCACAGCATCACCCTGACAGCGCCGGAAGAGATCGGCGGCGTCATCAATGCCAGGATGGACAGCGTCTTAAACCTGAAAGCTGGCGTGGCGCTGGAAAACTGCAGTATTAACGCGGCAAACAATGCGGCGCTGAACATTACAGATGCCGCGGTCACCGGAACATCAGACGGGGAGAATCCGGTGATCGTAGACGTTTCAGACAACGCGGCACTGAAAGCCACGGGCGCGACCCTGCCAATTGTGGGTATCTTAACTGAGAATAGCGCTTCTTTTGACGGCTGCCAGGTGTATGCCATTGCGAACCTCAGCCCAAACGTGCGGATAAACGGCTCGTCTGTCGGCACGATTCAAAACCGCGGTTCGGCTCTGCTGATCAGCGACTCGTCGGTCGATAACCTGTTAAACGACATACTCACCGCCCAGTTTACCCTGTCCGGGAAAACCGATATTGCGTACATCATGCTCGCTAAAAACCCCATCATCCTCGCTGAGGATTTTGACAGCAGCGTGGTCAGCAGGGTTTATATGGCCTATCCTTTAGTATTTAACAACCCAGCCGTTCTGGCCGAGGCGGCATCGGGTGCGCTGAGCGCGGAGACGGCCAACTGCTTTTGCTACCAGTTAGAGGAGAATAAGGACGCTCAAACCTACGCGCCCTATCTTAAGAACGGCAAACTGGAAACCGCCAGAGTGACAAACACCATTGTGTCGGTCAGGGTCGAGCATGATAATTACCCTTACACTGGCAGAGACCCGCAGGCTGAGGGCGGGCTCGGCAAGGTTACCATCACGGTGACAGACGAGGAGGGCAAGGTGATCACACCGGCTGCCGACAAGCTGACCACGACTTACACCCACTATTCGGACGTGCTTGAGACGCCGCCGACCATTCCGGGGGATTACTCGCTCAACGTGAGCTACGCCGGCGAGGAAAACCGCGATACCCAGACCCTTACCCGCGGCAGCTCAGGCGCAGCTTCCTTCTGGATCACAAGAGCTGAGCTGAAAGGCGATTTCGTGAGCTTCCCATCTGAGATTTCCGTCTCCCAGGGCAGTGTGCGCGCGGACTTCAGGCCAGCGGAGGGCATCGATGCCGTGCTGCTGAAGCTTAACACCACTTGGACCCTCACCGATAAAGACGGCGCAACCGCCACCGTCAACGGTGATACCCTGAAGCTGACCAAGGCGGATATCGGTAAGACCGCACAGGTCACTGTCGAAGATACCAGCGGTTTCTACTATGACGCGGTCACCAGTAGTCCCTTTACCATTGGCGGGGTGGCCACCGGCGTCCGGATCGACGGGCTGAGCTGGGACTCGAACGCCAATTACTTTGAGTCCAACGACGCTCTGCAGGCCCTGCTGGCAAAGGATAAGGCCATCCTCGTGACCTACCTCGACCCGGACGGTTATCAGAACATCGCCTGGGATAAGGGCGAGATCAGTCTGGAGTATTACAGCACAGAGGATGATAAACAGTTAGAGCAGGCGCCCACCGAGCCGGGAACCTACATCCTGAGTGTCGCCTTCACCCCGAATGACGCCCACCAGGCTCAGGACCTTCAGTTTACCAGCGTCTCCTACACCTACACCCTGATGATGCCCACCACCACAGAGATCAACGCTTCAGCCCTCAAGGGCAGTTATGATGTGTCCGATACCCAGAGCCTGGACAAAGACATGGTCAAGGCCACCACCGTCAGGGATAAGGACGGCCGGGTTATCAAGCTTGACCAGGACAGCGGCCTGCTGAGCTTTGAAGCCTACACCGACGCAGAGGGCAAAAACATCGCCCAGACTCCCGCGGCGGGCACCTATTACGTGCGTGCGTTCTACAACCGGGACGGCCAGGAAAAAGCCCATATTGCGAGCAGCAGTGCGCTGGTGAAAATCACGCTGACCCAGAGCGGCGCAGGCGGAGACACCACCACCAGTACCACCACTGGTACTCCCCCGGGCAACCCCTCGACCGGGACGCCCGCAGGCGCGGGTCTGTCACTGGTACTGCTGGCAGCGCTGGCAGGCGGGTCCGTACTGATCCTTAAAAAACGTAACTGACAATAAAAAACCACTGTGGCGTAAGCCACAGCGGTTTTTTTAATACAGGCGGAAAACAGCCTAAGCGATTGGCAGAGAATCCCTGTTCAGCTTGGCGCCGTAAATGTATAAGCCTGGAACGACCAGACCGAGAAGCGCGTAGATAACGGAGGAGGCGGCAAAGCCCGCGCCAGCCATGTTCACGATGGCGGCGAGGATGGAAATAATTAAGACGACAATACCGATTTTAAAGCATCCGTCCGCCTTATCCGCTTTGTTGCAGCCGCGGATGCCCATTACGCCCGCGAGCAGCTGAATAATAGAGGCGATCATATAGATCACTGCGATCATGGTTACAGAGATACCACCGCCGCCAGCGCCCTGGTCGATCACCGCATAGCCCATGAGCAGGCTGAGCAGTCCATAGGATACGAGCCCCAGGATACCGCCGATCAGCATCAGGATACCGGTAACCTTCAAATAAGTTTTACCTTTCATTGTTTACTCCCTTGATAAAATATTATAAGTGTTTGGTCACTTATATTTGATTATAAGTCACCATTAATATCCAGACAAGCTTTTTACCGATAACGTCTTGTTTTTACCGCATTTTGGGGGGACACGCCTGAGGTTCCACACCTGCAAACGATAAAGCATTGCTTAAACGCGGTGGTTAGGGTAAAATAAAGTCAAATAATGACGAAAAATGAGGAGGAATTCCCATGGGGATTGATTTAAAGGGCCGTAGCTTCCTGACATTAAAGGATTTTACGCCAGAAGAAATAAACTTTATGCTTGACTATGCCGCTGCGCTGAAGAAAAAGAAAAAAGAAGGACGCCCGGGCCGGCTGCTGGCTGGCAAGAACATCGTGCTGCTGTTCGAGAAAACATCCACCCGCACCCGCTGCGCCTTCGAGGTCGCCGGCTTTGACGAGGGAGCCTGCGTGACCTTCCTGACCAACAGCCAGATGGGCAAAAAGGAATCCATCGAGGATACCGCCAAGGTGCTGGGCCGCTTTTACGACGGCATCGAGTTCCGCGGCTTTAAGCAGGAAACCGTGGAAGCCCTGGCCGAGTTCTCCGGCGTGCCAGTATGGAACGGCCTGACCGACACCTACCACCCCACCCAGATTTTAGCCGATATGCTCACCATGCGGGAGAACTTCGGCGCGCTGGCTGGCCGCCGCCTGGTCTATGTGGGCGATGCCCGCAACAATATGGGCAACTCCCTGATGATTGGCTGCGCCAAGCTGGGCATGCACTTTGTGGCCGTCGCGCCCGAGGTGCTGTTCCCGGAAGAAAGCCTGGTTCAGGAAATGCGCGCTATCTGTGAAGAAACCGGCGGCACCATCACCCTGACCGACGACATTAAGACGGGTGTGAAGGGCGCGGACGCCATCTACACCGACGTGTGGGTCTCCATGGGCGAGGAGGACCAGATGGCCGAGCGCATCCAGCTCTTAAAACCGTATCAGGTCAACGCTGAAATGATGGAAGCCACCGGCAACCCGGATGTGATCTTTCTCCACTGCCTGCCGTCCTTCCACGACCTGAACACCGATGTGGCACAGGACGTGTACGCGCGCTTTGGCCTGACCGAGCAGGAGGTCACCGACGAGGTGTTCAGAAGCCCGGCCTCCAAGGTTTTTGACGAAGCCGAAAACCGCATGCACACCATCAAGGCTGTCATGTGCGCCACCCTGGCCACCAACCAGGTGGACGCCGACGGAAAACCAATTGTAGACTGATCAGACTAGTTGATAGTGGACAGTGTGTAGTGGATAGTTATTGAACAAAATGCCAGAGGCATTTTGAATTGAATCAAATCCGCGTTGCGGATTTGTTCCTAAATTATCAACTATCAACTATTAATTATCCACTCTGATGGATAAAGCGAACGATTCTTATCATATTTAACCGGAGGGAACTATGGAAATACAAAACATCACCAAGCTTCAGAACGGCTCAGATATCCGCGGGGTTGCCATGGAGGGGGTTGAGGGTGAGCACATCACCCTGA containing:
- a CDS encoding FGGY-family carbohydrate kinase; translated protein: MKTGYIIGIDSGTSMVKAALFDMQGNEICVASRSTPVEEPYFGWSEFDMDVDWKEVASVISDLMGKCGVDKKEVLAIGLGGKGVGVCFLDKDNRPARKGILWNDARCAGMTREWIESGKMEQIFGATANWLMTGDVGILLPWMKAHEPEVLERTAHFCLNTNWMCYNLTGEFGSNATDFYSQIDETRTYSDKVMEIEGILDLKDKFLPLQEPWEICGHVTEKAAQQTGLAAGTPVASIGWDVVCCSAGVGAVDDGQANIILGTSGVIMLTMPKFAHSPMLGCQTIHNIPGKWQQLIAPLTGTPNSDWFVNNFTCADKLQAEKEGRSVYALFDEVIDKVNPGCDGAIYHPYMNAAGERAPFTNTNARGNFFGLNLHSDRHVMQRAVYEGMAFANKHCLDAYTYPVSDIRLSGGGSKSPVWCQIFADICNAPISLPGGTEFGAKGVAWNAALAAGYFGSWQEASEAFCKVERVYEPIAENVSIYADLYEVYKAIPYALFPAWEARTEFLKKHGFQG
- a CDS encoding damage-control phosphatase ARMT1 family protein is translated as MHFLCLARCQLGFLLRQFELFGLSAEQQNDILRKEVALVSGQSIDIHAGISGSRMFRLLCEALGDPDPLKGARESQNAQMLELLPAVREAVRAGENPLHCALKAAASGNIVDVSFADDFDVAGALEKSMAAPFAIDDFGLFTRRLAAARTLTLAADNAGEIVLDRLLLEEIQRWRRQKGLPGVRATVLVKGGPIYNDALRQDALTAGLDREADILDTGSDTIGIHAACLSESALENLLAADMIISKGLANYESDFGSEAFPEKIFYLFRSKCEVLSGQLGIPLGSGVLMAHHREQGGRNALH
- a CDS encoding tautomerase family protein codes for the protein MPYIKISLSKKITCEEKQALAAEIAAVIPLLPDKPGDRAMVEIHDGCDLYRGGQPAGCAFMETRLYQETPKPFLKQYTEALFEVFERRLGYSKAQIYFNILELDHWGSKGTLR
- a CDS encoding sugar-binding transcriptional regulator yields the protein MNTDQRLLQAIAKLYYEEGRTQSEIATQFSISRPKVSRKLAEARERGIVKIFIDDAIDDISEMEQQLLTAFHLKGARVASVPEDDVELAIQLTARLGAQFLPTFLNPGDHIGVNWGWTLFELSKEFPAFSLPDCSLVQLSGAVDNANCRSFAHEIISNLSQKLGAESAFCLPCPALVESPIILDILLHDAKVRSLLERVEDCNKLFVNIATPDEDSCLYQAGYLNDDNIARLRDVEAVGSICSRFFDKDGNICDPELDKRTVGVSLDAIKNAECVLACIVGRQKARAVYYALKAGWIDVLVTDSLTAARVIDLARREGVL
- a CDS encoding Veg family protein, with amino-acid sequence MQKQKATIMDVKREVENYRGKRVKLEAHKSKKKLYQKEGVIEGTYPSIFTVSVKEDKRPTQRLSFSYSDVLTKSVKIALVDEVEGAFSY
- a CDS encoding arginine deiminase; translated protein: MEEKLLSIQSEIGKLNAVLLHRPGKELERIVPNVLKEVLFEDIPWLRRMQEEHDAFARVLTGRGIHVYYVEQLLTDILADAEVRKSLVHDVIDQNPSSGNYIDGFLQEYLLSMEDCKLAESLIAGVLQKELDHVERERVLSDYINESEPYAFYMNPLPNLYFMRDPAVTIGDGMSISAMATEVRKRESLYMHYIYKNHPLFASCGGKAYYEYDKFFSVEGGDILILSPTVVAVGCSERTQVQGVEELAKRLFEDKPELEGVLAVKIPKDRAFMHLDTVFTMVDYDKFTVYPGILDRVETVMIRRGSKGHLRYERIDSLHDALRRALNLTSIKLIESGGGNPVAAAREQWNDSTNTLAIAPGVIVAYGRNERSNEVLAQNGIDVISIEASELVRGRGGPRCMTMPLNRDPVK
- a CDS encoding Uma2 family endonuclease produces the protein MPLLKENEHFQKVTLEEFDALPMDEQHLYELIDDMVLMMPRPGVLHQSILFNLSVSLAPFFKGKTCRPFSELEVRLNKDIFVPDISILCDPEKFSEQRYEGAPTIAVEILSSGSMRTDLFVKLNKYQLAGVQEYWIVSPKSKTVIVHTFTKGAVNEYTLEDTLTSGIFEDLKIPLRDIFPKAP
- a CDS encoding SH3 domain-containing protein; this encodes MKKTKILGILLSVLLAVSFTACAKTDNAPQGTAGTGSVDGVLKSYSSGVLVMTRGDKSELTFDLSKATVSCKNMLSGDSITVLYDGAIEGTDTSGVTVTEIKDNGSAAPKEQTMVGTVQNLTQHSLTLKEPDGSEYTFTTAGAKQVYKNGIENGNWVQVKYVGELSGNDAAGVKVLEIVDNDENIKKAQELDKVAIKAADEKVWATDTVHVRESYTTDSNVLGDLAPGNEITRTGVCDNGWSRVNYNGKDAFVYSKYLTTTQPAAPSQPAPAKPQPSPSQPAQPSAQPTPKPTPAPTPAPAPDPIPAPTPEPTPEPTPAPAPDPTPEPTPEPTPAPEVKTLTGYVVSYADGELVVFANGADYPLNVTDAQHDYANGILTGNEVTVTYTGDLQAYETVVVLSVSDSALNAGDRSVITGVIASASMNTLDLTTDDNTEITFETMNAEVNSQNYQVGARVSVTLDLSQSVDTSNIFHALKVDDAQ